A region of Selenomonadales bacterium 4137-cl DNA encodes the following proteins:
- the csrA gene encoding carbon storage regulator CsrA has protein sequence MLALTRKCGEKIVINDNIVVTVVDIKGDSVRLAIQAPREVKIFRGELYEAIAAENRQAAAPPPDAGLDLLKTIRKK, from the coding sequence ATGCTGGCCCTCACCCGCAAATGCGGCGAAAAGATAGTAATCAACGACAACATCGTCGTCACCGTCGTCGACATCAAGGGCGACAGCGTCCGGCTCGCCATCCAGGCGCCGCGTGAAGTAAAGATATTCCGCGGCGAGCTCTACGAGGCCATCGCCGCCGAGAACAGGCAGGCCGCCGCGCCGCCGCCGGACGCCGGCCTCGACCTCTTGAAAACCATCCGCAAAAAATAG
- the fliW gene encoding flagellar assembly protein FliW — protein sequence MVIESIRFGSLEVDEHDIIRFPQGLLGFGEEKAFVFLPHGQDSPFAFLQSVSQPELTFFIADPFQFFADYEFELDDDLAGQIGLTADCPLQVFCIVTVADKLEEMTANLLAPVVVNWRERSAVQAVLDRKGYTTRHRLFPDGFPTKPKEGK from the coding sequence ATGGTTATAGAATCAATCCGCTTCGGATCCCTCGAAGTCGACGAACATGACATCATCCGTTTCCCCCAGGGTCTGCTAGGCTTCGGCGAAGAAAAAGCCTTCGTTTTTCTCCCGCACGGCCAGGACAGCCCGTTCGCCTTCCTGCAGTCGGTCAGCCAGCCCGAGCTCACCTTCTTCATCGCCGACCCATTTCAGTTCTTCGCCGACTACGAATTCGAACTCGACGACGACCTTGCCGGCCAGATCGGCCTTACCGCCGACTGCCCCCTGCAGGTCTTCTGCATCGTCACCGTCGCCGATAAGCTCGAAGAAATGACCGCCAACCTGCTCGCGCCGGTTGTCGTCAACTGGCGGGAGCGCAGCGCCGTCCAGGCCGTCCTCGACAGGAAAGGCTACACCACCCGCCACCGGCTCTTCCCGGACGGGTTTCCCACAAAGCCCAAGGAGGGCAAATAA
- the flgM gene encoding flagellar biosynthesis anti-sigma factor FlgM, with protein sequence MRCRAVIISGKQIQSIMKVYTDQNKVAKSSKAGDVAPASKKDEVILSTQAQEFGQIYQAIKALPEVREDKVRELSEKIAQGNYSVDAKEVAEKMLGRLMADSIR encoded by the coding sequence GTGAGGTGTCGCGCCGTGATTATTTCCGGCAAACAGATCCAAAGCATCATGAAAGTATATACAGACCAGAACAAAGTCGCCAAAAGCTCCAAAGCAGGCGACGTCGCTCCGGCTTCCAAGAAAGACGAAGTAATCCTTTCCACGCAGGCCCAGGAATTCGGCCAGATTTATCAGGCCATCAAGGCCCTGCCCGAAGTGCGCGAAGACAAGGTCAGAGAGTTGTCCGAAAAGATCGCCCAGGGCAACTACAGCGTCGACGCGAAGGAAGTGGCGGAAAAAATGCTCGGCCGTCTGATGGCCGACAGCATACGCTAA
- a CDS encoding HD domain-containing phosphohydrolase, with protein sequence MLSLMQAVENGANAAETLQEIVPILMRLIELKNLKLYLHSQQVANYAVSIAAKMRLPRDEIERIRVAAILHDVGQLTVPNAVLAKLPYLSTREQSVYKNHCNAGSAMLENIPACQEIIPYIRYHHERWDGKGYPKRLKGVNIPLGARIIAVANHYDRFINPCTQHWVKTKKEAVRELNDHSGTAFDHEVVKAFVDSLG encoded by the coding sequence ATGCTTTCTCTTATGCAGGCTGTGGAAAACGGCGCCAACGCCGCCGAGACGCTTCAGGAGATCGTGCCCATCCTGATGCGCCTCATCGAACTGAAGAATCTCAAGCTTTACCTGCACAGCCAGCAAGTGGCGAACTATGCCGTGAGCATAGCGGCCAAGATGCGTCTGCCGCGGGACGAGATCGAGCGCATCAGGGTCGCCGCCATTCTTCACGATGTCGGTCAGTTGACCGTGCCCAACGCCGTGCTTGCCAAGCTGCCGTATCTGTCGACGCGGGAGCAGAGCGTGTATAAGAACCACTGCAACGCGGGCAGCGCGATGCTGGAGAATATCCCCGCCTGCCAGGAGATCATCCCTTATATCAGGTACCATCACGAGCGCTGGGACGGCAAGGGGTACCCGAAACGCCTCAAGGGCGTGAATATTCCCCTCGGCGCCCGCATCATCGCGGTGGCCAACCATTACGACCGGTTCATCAACCCCTGCACCCAGCACTGGGTGAAGACGAAGAAGGAAGCGGTGCGTGAGCTGAACGACCATTCCGGTACGGCCTTCGACCACGAGGTTGTGAAGGCGTTCGTCGATTCACTGGGATAA
- a CDS encoding flagellar protein FlgN: MANWDKLINLLEEMVSLYEAILELSRQKRDILIAVKPQDLEAVTKQEELLILQVGKLEAARGKLVQQLAAAGGVTAQDITLAKMKELAGPEAGVRLDKIAAEFERIMAELAPVNKLNAELIQQALGFINYNINLLTQSSAGPTYAPQGKTPQDNQVRKLVDRKI; the protein is encoded by the coding sequence GTGGCCAATTGGGACAAGCTAATCAATCTGCTCGAAGAAATGGTCAGTCTCTATGAGGCCATCCTCGAACTTAGCCGGCAGAAGCGCGACATACTCATAGCCGTCAAACCGCAAGACCTCGAAGCGGTCACCAAGCAGGAAGAGCTCCTCATCCTGCAGGTCGGGAAACTGGAAGCGGCCCGCGGCAAACTCGTCCAGCAGCTTGCGGCGGCGGGCGGCGTCACCGCCCAGGATATCACCCTGGCCAAAATGAAAGAGCTGGCCGGCCCGGAAGCGGGCGTGCGCCTCGACAAAATCGCGGCCGAATTCGAACGCATCATGGCCGAACTCGCCCCGGTCAATAAGCTCAACGCCGAACTTATTCAACAGGCGCTCGGCTTCATCAACTACAACATAAACCTCCTGACGCAGAGCTCGGCCGGACCCACCTACGCCCCGCAGGGCAAAACCCCCCAGGACAATCAGGTCCGGAAGCTGGTCGACAGAAAGATATAA
- a CDS encoding flagellar protein, with product MKLTNCIECGNLCVENPSKLCNDCIRAEEEAEDKVAEYLRNTDKATLEDIHKATGVKHKVILRMLKRGRIFSDAIISYPCETCGAPINEGRVCASCSSNIVGQVKHEEWKPVKPQESVRKDEKMYTKDIIQRK from the coding sequence ATGAAGCTCACCAATTGTATCGAGTGTGGCAACCTTTGCGTCGAGAATCCCTCCAAGCTTTGCAACGACTGTATCCGTGCCGAGGAAGAAGCCGAGGACAAGGTGGCCGAATACCTGCGCAACACCGACAAGGCAACCCTCGAAGACATCCACAAAGCCACCGGCGTAAAACACAAAGTCATCCTTCGCATGCTCAAACGCGGCCGGATCTTCAGCGACGCCATCATCAGCTATCCGTGCGAGACCTGCGGCGCGCCCATCAACGAAGGCCGGGTATGCGCCAGCTGCAGCAGCAACATCGTCGGCCAGGTAAAGCACGAGGAGTGGAAGCCCGTCAAACCGCAGGAATCGGTACGCAAAGACGAGAAAATGTACACCAAAGACATCATCCAGAGAAAATAA
- a CDS encoding DUF115 domain-containing protein, producing the protein MSLYADNLAFIAKHNPAVYRALAADAGDGADSADYLPESDNFIVRRNGMQILLHSEFDREREFDRLLQPVGEADKTVVIFGLGNGQVLQALRRRHPAVEHLVVIEPNVEIMRSFLAKHDFVESFSVFNKVSFVVGQSPEEARKMLEGLVLSLTFAEKKMAFIAPIAYRTLYADYHGLLVQGTLEAIRFHRVNKNTLESFRLHWLINDWRNLRHVSPDVGVFRDTFAGWPAVIVSAGPSLKKNMHLLPEVKKRALVIAVGSAISILDAHGIVPHFRIAVDATVENRPLFEKIDTAACPLLYNDHLFHEILPGYKGARVQMTTTNNDTLVPLIFSRAKISSLPVRSGFSVANIALYLLVQLRCSTIVLMGQDLCYTRGKLHAEGSWDEEIEDRYIRKQIETVDILGNQVYTDKTFIGMKKIFESIIADSPEVKYFNATEGGLAIEGAENVALADLLAGPLAEPRPVTSTIETILAAENANLPAKAEKIAASVEGIAGEVAKIIEYCRSVDRQYIKVHQLVETGVNRDRVMAETKKLRTLVAKLDKVEYYAKVVKPVFAERFEIRRGAMDYKNDDWRRQWSGEIGLLRLEMQEIQEYVLRTQALIEEYQGKRRLNIVFE; encoded by the coding sequence ATGTCACTGTATGCTGACAACCTCGCCTTCATCGCCAAGCACAACCCCGCCGTCTACCGGGCCCTGGCCGCCGACGCCGGCGACGGCGCCGACTCCGCAGATTACCTGCCTGAATCCGACAATTTTATCGTCCGCCGCAACGGCATGCAAATCCTCCTTCACAGCGAATTCGACCGCGAACGAGAATTCGACCGCCTGCTTCAGCCGGTCGGTGAGGCCGACAAGACCGTCGTCATATTCGGCCTCGGCAACGGCCAGGTCCTGCAGGCCCTCCGCCGGCGGCATCCCGCCGTCGAACACCTCGTCGTCATCGAACCTAACGTCGAAATCATGCGCTCTTTCCTCGCAAAGCACGACTTCGTGGAAAGCTTCAGCGTCTTCAATAAAGTATCGTTCGTCGTGGGCCAAAGTCCGGAAGAGGCCAGAAAAATGCTCGAAGGCCTTGTATTGTCGCTGACCTTCGCCGAGAAAAAAATGGCCTTCATCGCTCCGATCGCCTACCGGACGCTGTACGCAGACTACCACGGCCTGCTTGTTCAAGGAACCCTGGAGGCCATCCGCTTTCACCGCGTCAACAAGAATACCCTGGAATCCTTCCGGCTGCACTGGCTGATCAACGACTGGCGCAACCTCAGACACGTCTCCCCCGATGTCGGCGTATTCCGCGATACCTTTGCCGGTTGGCCGGCCGTCATCGTCTCCGCCGGCCCGTCGCTCAAGAAAAACATGCACCTGCTGCCCGAGGTCAAAAAACGGGCGCTTGTCATCGCCGTCGGCAGCGCCATCAGCATCCTCGACGCCCACGGCATCGTGCCCCATTTCCGCATCGCCGTCGATGCTACGGTCGAAAATCGGCCGCTATTCGAAAAAATCGACACTGCCGCCTGCCCGCTGCTCTACAACGACCACCTCTTCCACGAAATCCTTCCCGGCTACAAGGGCGCCAGAGTGCAGATGACGACGACCAACAACGACACCCTCGTGCCGCTGATATTTTCACGGGCCAAAATCAGTTCCTTGCCGGTGCGCAGCGGCTTTTCGGTCGCCAACATCGCCCTTTACCTGCTGGTTCAGCTGCGGTGCTCGACCATCGTCCTCATGGGCCAGGATCTCTGCTACACCCGCGGCAAGCTTCACGCCGAAGGCTCGTGGGACGAGGAAATCGAAGACCGCTACATCCGCAAGCAGATCGAAACCGTCGATATCCTCGGCAATCAAGTCTATACCGACAAAACGTTCATCGGCATGAAAAAGATCTTCGAAAGCATCATTGCCGACAGTCCGGAAGTCAAATACTTCAACGCCACCGAAGGCGGCCTCGCCATCGAAGGCGCCGAAAACGTCGCCCTCGCCGACCTTCTGGCCGGCCCGCTGGCCGAGCCCCGGCCGGTCACCTCCACCATCGAAACCATCTTGGCCGCCGAAAACGCCAACCTGCCGGCGAAAGCCGAAAAAATCGCCGCATCAGTCGAAGGAATCGCCGGTGAAGTGGCGAAAATCATCGAATATTGCCGTAGCGTCGACCGGCAGTACATTAAAGTACACCAATTGGTGGAAACCGGGGTCAACCGCGACCGGGTAATGGCGGAGACGAAAAAGCTGCGCACCCTGGTCGCGAAACTTGACAAGGTCGAGTACTACGCCAAAGTCGTGAAACCGGTCTTTGCCGAACGGTTCGAAATCCGCCGCGGCGCGATGGATTACAAGAACGACGACTGGCGCCGGCAATGGAGCGGAGAGATCGGCCTGCTGCGCCTGGAAATGCAGGAGATCCAGGAATACGTGCTTCGTACCCAGGCACTCATCGAAGAATATCAGGGAAAACGCCGCCTCAACATCGTCTTCGAATAA
- a CDS encoding flagellin yields the protein MIINHNIAALNTYNRLAATNNQTNKALEKLSSGLRINRAGDDAAGLAISEKMRGQIRGLDMASKNAQDSISLIQTAEGALTESHSILQRMRELAVQSANDSNTDQDRLELQAEVKNLISELDRIGNTTEFNTKKLLDGSAKGVKEAVDGTVHVNNNSSITLNATDMAGLASGIADTGLKDGAFMIVRVADHATAGFATSDWKVISNAGSELSLSDASAAGIVLTSDVITIGSEIAGTGTGGWAVTGGSMDAQMKVGESLTFVFGKHEAESNDLGGSIMTQIGANAGQTMFIAIGDMRAKAIGVDVIDISSKFGAQTAIETVNLAITKVSSQRSSLGAMQNRLEHTINNLGAASENLTAAESRIRDVDMAKEMMNFTKSNIISQAATAMLAQANQQPQGVLQLLR from the coding sequence GTGATTATCAACCACAACATCGCAGCCCTCAACACCTACAACCGTCTGGCTGCCACCAACAACCAGACCAACAAGGCCCTCGAAAAACTGTCGTCCGGCCTCAGGATCAACCGCGCCGGCGACGACGCCGCCGGCCTGGCGATTTCGGAAAAAATGCGCGGCCAGATCCGCGGCCTCGACATGGCTTCGAAAAACGCCCAGGACAGCATCTCGCTCATCCAGACCGCTGAAGGCGCGCTGACCGAATCGCACAGCATCCTGCAGCGTATGCGCGAACTGGCCGTCCAGTCGGCTAACGACTCGAACACTGACCAGGACCGCCTCGAGCTGCAGGCTGAGGTCAAGAACCTCATCAGCGAGCTCGACCGTATCGGCAACACCACCGAATTCAACACCAAGAAACTGCTCGACGGCTCGGCCAAAGGCGTCAAGGAAGCGGTTGACGGCACCGTCCATGTCAACAACAACTCCTCGATCACCCTCAACGCCACCGACATGGCCGGCCTGGCCTCCGGCATCGCCGACACCGGCCTGAAAGACGGCGCCTTCATGATCGTCCGCGTCGCCGACCACGCCACCGCTGGTTTTGCAACGTCCGACTGGAAAGTCATCTCCAACGCCGGCAGCGAACTGAGCCTCTCCGACGCCTCCGCCGCTGGTATCGTTCTTACCTCCGACGTCATCACCATCGGCAGCGAAATCGCCGGCACCGGTACCGGCGGCTGGGCCGTAACCGGCGGCAGCATGGACGCCCAGATGAAGGTCGGCGAAAGCCTCACCTTCGTGTTCGGCAAGCACGAAGCCGAGTCCAACGACCTCGGCGGCTCGATCATGACCCAGATCGGCGCCAACGCCGGCCAGACGATGTTCATCGCCATCGGCGACATGCGCGCCAAGGCCATCGGCGTCGACGTCATCGACATCTCCAGCAAGTTCGGCGCCCAGACCGCCATCGAGACGGTCAACCTGGCGATCACCAAGGTCTCTTCGCAGAGAAGCTCCCTCGGCGCCATGCAGAACCGCCTCGAGCACACCATCAACAACCTCGGCGCGGCCTCCGAGAACCTGACCGCCGCCGAAAGCCGCATCCGCGACGTCGACATGGCCAAGGAAATGATGAACTTCACCAAGTCCAACATCATCAGCCAGGCCGCGACCGCGATGCTCGCCCAAGCCAACCAGCAGCCGCAGGGCGTTCTCCAGCTCCTTCGGTAA
- a CDS encoding DUF6470 family protein has translation MSRLLLTIDQTPCRASYGILGHEAFRRDLVAKQRGVVQEAIANYVSRGDRLSKAAPGNSIPDLAAELYLSKPVPQVALVPVERPVIGLAEVSVIDMVI, from the coding sequence ATGAGCCGACTGCTCCTCACCATCGACCAGACGCCCTGCCGGGCGTCTTACGGCATCCTGGGCCACGAGGCTTTCCGCCGCGACCTCGTCGCCAAGCAGCGCGGCGTCGTCCAGGAAGCCATCGCCAACTACGTCAGCCGCGGCGACCGTCTGTCCAAGGCCGCGCCCGGCAACAGCATCCCCGACCTTGCCGCCGAGCTCTATCTCAGCAAGCCCGTCCCCCAGGTCGCCCTCGTGCCGGTCGAACGGCCGGTCATCGGCCTCGCCGAAGTCAGCGTCATCGACATGGTCATCTGA
- a CDS encoding ComF family protein translates to MLSDWWAALLDLIYPPRCPVCRSPVAIHGAWCPVCLAPVLAGHELNLAGRRLAALDSCRVRCDYVAGVKTLLHRLKFRGDTRAAASLAWLLTARRDGLRLAGIQVVVPVPLHPGRHAERGYNQTELIFRRWSERQGLPWLDALVRTRPTAPQWELVPAERRRNVRGAFALAHPEAIRGKIVLLVDDIVTTGATVNECAKVLKRGGAKAVHALALAGGDYGR, encoded by the coding sequence GTGCTGAGCGACTGGTGGGCGGCCCTCCTCGACCTAATCTACCCGCCCCGCTGTCCCGTCTGCCGGAGCCCGGTCGCCATCCACGGCGCCTGGTGCCCCGTTTGTCTCGCCCCCGTCCTCGCCGGGCACGAACTGAACCTCGCCGGTCGCCGCCTCGCCGCCCTCGACTCCTGCCGGGTGCGGTGCGACTACGTCGCCGGCGTCAAAACCCTTCTCCACCGGCTAAAATTCCGCGGCGACACCCGCGCCGCCGCCTCGCTCGCCTGGCTGCTCACCGCCCGGCGCGACGGCCTCCGCCTCGCCGGCATCCAGGTCGTTGTGCCCGTTCCCCTGCACCCCGGCCGTCATGCCGAGCGCGGCTACAACCAGACCGAACTCATCTTCCGCCGCTGGAGCGAGCGCCAGGGACTGCCGTGGCTCGACGCCCTCGTCCGCACCCGCCCAACCGCGCCCCAGTGGGAACTCGTTCCCGCCGAACGCCGCCGCAACGTAAGAGGCGCCTTCGCCCTCGCGCACCCGGAAGCCATCCGCGGGAAAATCGTCCTGCTCGTCGACGACATCGTCACCACCGGCGCCACCGTCAACGAATGCGCCAAGGTATTGAAGAGGGGCGGGGCCAAGGCCGTCCATGCCCTCGCCCTCGCCGGCGGAGATTACGGCCGTTGA
- the flgK gene encoding flagellar hook-associated protein FlgK, whose product MRSTFSGLNTVVRGIYAQQLSLDTVGHNIANANTEGYSRQRVNLATTLPEVVYGGSGALQVGTGVAIESVTRARDIFMDRQYWKESSSLGYGATSVSTYSQVEDIFNDELPDLGIQTVLNNFWQSWETLSTSASNDSARTAVRERGAELVDAIQHAAGQLKDMVANINDTLSAKVKEINEMSSEIYTLNKQISNIEVGGRDNANDLRDRRDYLTDKLSKMMNVRVFEDSERNYVIQVSDVVLVDGGGYTPLALNNPATSMDADYGFEARYVVVAGGANQRVNFTNGEMKALQEANSTIPKNYLDKLSTISKYLLQEFNAVHRAGFGTDNSTNNNFFGNPSVNYGDPTAIPPVAGPVLSKGGWINALSINSDLYNDGGIAKIAAKTLISNPVNQSNASGGQASVGGTYTAAPAANAYQVRIDNVTGTGQVDQASYSLDGGITWTAVAAADLDTSNANFTVVNNLPNGLSLTVNTDAQNTALDTYNFSVPQGNASGDNAKLLNSKLKDPTAAASGLKGASLDGFYNSMIGELGVQAQTSQRLEENQQTLVDQIENWRQATAGVNIDEEMTNMIRFQKGYNAAARILTSLDEMLDKLINGTGVVGR is encoded by the coding sequence ATGCGCTCGACCTTCAGCGGCCTAAACACGGTCGTCCGCGGCATATACGCCCAGCAGCTGTCGCTCGACACCGTCGGCCACAATATCGCCAACGCCAATACGGAAGGATATTCCCGCCAGCGCGTCAACCTGGCCACCACCCTGCCCGAGGTAGTCTACGGCGGGTCGGGGGCGTTACAGGTCGGCACCGGCGTCGCCATCGAGTCCGTCACCCGCGCCCGCGACATCTTCATGGACAGGCAGTACTGGAAAGAATCCTCGTCCCTCGGCTACGGGGCGACCTCGGTCAGCACCTACAGCCAGGTCGAAGACATCTTCAACGACGAACTGCCCGACCTCGGCATCCAGACCGTTCTCAACAACTTCTGGCAGTCCTGGGAAACGCTGTCCACGAGCGCTTCCAACGACAGCGCCCGCACCGCCGTCCGGGAGCGGGGGGCCGAACTCGTCGACGCCATCCAGCACGCCGCCGGTCAGCTCAAGGACATGGTCGCCAACATCAACGACACCCTGTCCGCCAAAGTCAAGGAAATCAACGAAATGTCGTCCGAGATATACACCCTCAACAAACAGATATCCAACATCGAGGTTGGCGGCCGCGACAACGCCAACGACCTGCGCGACCGGCGCGACTATCTTACCGACAAACTGTCGAAAATGATGAACGTCCGCGTCTTCGAAGACTCCGAGCGCAACTACGTCATCCAGGTATCGGACGTCGTCCTCGTCGACGGCGGCGGCTACACGCCGCTGGCCCTCAATAACCCCGCCACCTCCATGGACGCCGATTACGGCTTCGAGGCCAGATACGTCGTCGTCGCCGGCGGCGCCAACCAGCGGGTCAACTTCACCAACGGCGAAATGAAAGCCCTGCAGGAAGCCAACTCCACCATCCCCAAAAACTACCTCGACAAACTCTCCACCATCAGCAAATACCTGCTCCAGGAATTCAACGCCGTCCACCGTGCCGGCTTTGGCACCGACAACTCCACTAACAACAACTTCTTCGGCAACCCGTCCGTCAACTACGGCGACCCTACCGCCATCCCGCCGGTAGCCGGGCCGGTCCTGTCGAAAGGCGGCTGGATCAACGCCCTCAGCATCAACAGCGACCTTTACAACGACGGCGGCATCGCCAAAATCGCCGCCAAAACCCTTATCAGCAACCCCGTAAACCAAAGCAACGCTTCCGGCGGACAGGCATCGGTCGGCGGCACATACACCGCCGCTCCCGCCGCCAACGCCTACCAGGTCAGAATCGACAATGTTACCGGCACAGGCCAGGTTGACCAAGCAAGTTATTCCCTCGACGGCGGCATAACCTGGACGGCAGTCGCCGCGGCCGACCTCGACACCTCCAACGCCAACTTCACCGTCGTCAACAACCTGCCCAACGGCCTCAGCCTCACCGTTAACACCGACGCCCAGAACACCGCCCTTGACACCTACAACTTCAGCGTCCCCCAGGGCAACGCCTCGGGCGACAACGCCAAGCTGCTCAACAGCAAGCTAAAAGACCCCACAGCGGCCGCCTCGGGACTTAAAGGCGCCTCCCTCGACGGCTTCTACAACTCCATGATCGGCGAGCTCGGCGTCCAGGCCCAGACCAGCCAGCGGCTCGAAGAAAACCAGCAGACCCTCGTCGATCAGATCGAAAATTGGCGCCAGGCCACCGCCGGCGTCAACATCGACGAAGAAATGACCAACATGATCCGCTTCCAAAAGGGCTACAACGCCGCGGCGCGGATCCTCACGTCCCTCGACGAAATGCTCGACAAACTCATCAACGGGACCGGCGTAGTCGGTCGCTAG
- the flgL gene encoding flagellar hook-associated protein FlgL encodes MRIANSTIIYNFLSSLNKSQQRMNKYQEQLSDGKIVHRPSDDPVRAIRSLRLNTDLMTNEQYTQNAKDAQSWMNQSDSSLDGVVSVLERARELVIDAVSANPEIAYTTAATEINGLINQAVSQANAQSGDRYIFAGQQDKVAGGPFERKTITVNIAGVDTPTEVVVYKGDDNKISMRIQPGAANPNQDSVNVTGEDVFGPMTTVQDSVTGEIYTVSTAFRDLLAIKDQLASGTPDLSYMSTTALTNVDKVTDRVLLARTQIGTRMATYEMGQNLLENNYVTIGENVAANDDIDIARLTIDFKNGENIYNAALAVGAKIMPQSLVDFLR; translated from the coding sequence ATGCGGATCGCTAACAGCACGATAATCTACAACTTCCTTTCCAGCCTCAACAAATCCCAGCAGCGGATGAACAAATACCAGGAACAGCTGTCGGACGGCAAAATCGTCCACCGGCCCTCCGACGACCCCGTGCGGGCCATCCGCAGCCTGCGGCTCAATACCGACCTCATGACCAACGAACAATACACCCAGAACGCCAAAGACGCCCAATCGTGGATGAACCAGTCCGACTCCTCCCTCGACGGCGTTGTCAGCGTCCTGGAAAGAGCCAGGGAATTGGTGATCGACGCCGTCAGCGCCAATCCCGAAATCGCTTACACCACCGCCGCCACCGAAATCAACGGCCTCATCAACCAGGCCGTCTCCCAGGCCAACGCCCAGAGCGGCGACCGCTACATCTTCGCCGGTCAGCAGGACAAAGTGGCCGGCGGCCCGTTCGAACGCAAAACCATCACCGTCAATATCGCCGGTGTTGACACCCCGACCGAAGTCGTCGTATACAAAGGCGACGACAACAAAATCTCCATGCGCATCCAGCCCGGGGCAGCCAACCCCAACCAGGACAGCGTCAACGTCACCGGCGAGGACGTCTTCGGTCCCATGACCACCGTTCAGGACAGCGTAACCGGCGAAATCTACACCGTATCCACCGCCTTCCGCGACCTGCTGGCGATCAAAGACCAACTGGCGTCCGGCACTCCCGATCTCAGCTACATGTCGACAACAGCCCTGACCAACGTCGACAAAGTCACCGACCGGGTGCTGCTCGCCCGGACCCAGATCGGCACGCGCATGGCGACTTACGAGATGGGTCAGAACCTGCTGGAAAACAACTATGTCACCATCGGCGAAAACGTCGCCGCCAACGACGACATCGACATCGCCCGGCTGACCATCGACTTCAAAAACGGCGAGAACATCTACAACGCGGCTCTGGCGGTCGGGGCGAAGATCATGCCCCAGTCGCTGGTCGACTTCCTCAGATAG